A region of Spiribacter roseus DNA encodes the following proteins:
- a CDS encoding enoyl-ACP reductase FabI, giving the protein MGFLDNRKALITGVASNRSIAWGIAEAMHREGAEVALTYQNEKLKRRVEQCSEACGGGPVLPLDVADDAQIDAVFESLADTWGHLDIVVHAVGFAPRDELEGSFVENTTRAGFGMAHDISAYSFIALARGARPLMQGRNGSLLTLTYLGGERALPNYNVMGAAKASLESSVRYMASDLGAEGIRVNAVSAGPIRTLAASGIGDFRRMLDFNAAAAPMRRNVSIEEVGNTSAFLCSDLASGITGEIVHVDGGFHSVALAGTAMDGEG; this is encoded by the coding sequence ATGGGTTTTCTTGACAATCGCAAGGCACTGATCACGGGTGTCGCCAGCAACCGCTCCATCGCCTGGGGCATCGCCGAGGCCATGCACCGCGAGGGCGCCGAGGTCGCGCTCACCTACCAGAACGAAAAGCTCAAGCGCCGCGTGGAGCAGTGCTCCGAGGCCTGTGGCGGCGGGCCCGTGCTGCCCCTCGACGTGGCCGATGATGCCCAGATCGATGCCGTCTTTGAGTCGCTGGCTGACACCTGGGGCCATCTCGACATTGTCGTCCATGCCGTGGGTTTCGCGCCGCGCGATGAGCTCGAGGGCTCGTTTGTCGAGAACACGACCCGCGCCGGTTTCGGCATGGCCCACGACATCAGCGCCTACAGCTTCATCGCCCTGGCCCGAGGTGCCCGGCCGCTGATGCAGGGACGCAACGGCAGCCTGCTGACCCTCACCTACCTGGGGGGCGAGCGGGCGCTGCCCAATTACAATGTCATGGGCGCCGCCAAGGCGAGCCTGGAATCATCGGTGCGCTACATGGCGAGTGATCTGGGCGCCGAGGGTATCCGCGTGAATGCCGTCTCAGCCGGTCCGATCCGGACGCTGGCCGCCTCCGGCATCGGCGACTTCCGCCGCATGCTCGACTTCAATGCCGCCGCCGCGCCCATGCGGCGCAACGTCAGCATCGAGGAAGTGGGCAACACCAGCGCCTTTCTGTGCTCAGACCTTGCCTCGGGCATCACCGGCGAGATCGTGCACGTCGATGGGGGCTTCCATTCGGTGGCACTGGCCGGCACCGCGATGGATGGCGAGGGCTGA
- a CDS encoding extracellular solute-binding protein, translated as MLSFDAVRPTLRAIALGSLIGMGQALAAEAEHALALHGEPRYGPGFEHFDYVNPQAPKGGTLKLANVAASTFDSLHPFILRGTAAEGMGRVFDTLTVQSLDEPFTQYGLIARSIEVADDHSSVRFNLRDTARFHDGEPITADDVAWTFRRLREDGHPRYRAYYADVDRVEVIDPLTVEFHFATTDNAELPLILGQLPVLPAHDWAERDFTATTLTPPLGSGPYRVASVEQGRRIVYERVDDYWAADLPVNRGRYNFDRISYDYYRDGTVALQALKAGEYHLRRENVARNWATAYDTPAVEAGLLKRVEIPHDRPAGMQGFFFNTRRAVFADPAVREALAYAFDFEWTNENLFYGAYDRTRSYFQNSELAATGLPSEAELELLEPYRDQLPERVFTEAYAPPDTTDGSRRANLRRALALLRDAGWAVRDGTLTHTESGQPMAFEILLVSPSFERVVLPFKRNLERLGAEVSVRTVDPTQYQNRMEAFDFDMTVHVAPQSLSPGNEQRDFWSCEAAEISGSRNVAGVCDPVIDELVTAVIDAPDREALVTRTRALDRVLQWHFYAIPNWYIDRFRLAYWDRFGRPADNPPYGLALDSWWVDPERAARVDDR; from the coding sequence ATGCTGTCATTCGATGCCGTCCGACCGACCTTGCGGGCCATCGCGCTGGGATCGCTGATCGGGATGGGCCAGGCGCTGGCGGCCGAGGCCGAGCATGCCCTGGCGCTGCATGGCGAGCCCCGCTACGGGCCCGGGTTCGAGCATTTCGATTACGTCAACCCGCAGGCGCCCAAGGGCGGTACGCTCAAGCTCGCCAATGTGGCGGCATCGACCTTCGACAGCCTGCACCCGTTCATTCTGCGCGGCACCGCCGCCGAGGGCATGGGCCGGGTCTTCGATACACTCACCGTGCAGTCGCTGGACGAGCCGTTTACGCAGTACGGACTGATCGCCCGCTCCATCGAGGTGGCCGACGATCACTCCAGCGTCCGCTTCAACCTGCGCGATACGGCGCGCTTTCATGATGGCGAACCGATCACCGCCGACGACGTCGCCTGGACGTTCCGCCGGCTGCGTGAGGACGGCCACCCCCGTTACCGGGCCTACTATGCGGACGTCGATCGTGTCGAGGTGATCGACCCGCTGACCGTGGAGTTTCATTTTGCCACCACGGACAATGCCGAGCTGCCGCTGATACTCGGTCAGTTGCCGGTGCTGCCCGCCCACGACTGGGCGGAGCGCGACTTCACCGCCACCACACTGACGCCGCCGCTCGGCAGCGGGCCGTATCGCGTGGCCTCGGTGGAGCAGGGACGGCGCATCGTCTACGAGCGCGTCGATGACTACTGGGCGGCGGATCTGCCGGTCAATCGCGGGCGCTACAACTTCGATCGCATCAGCTACGACTACTACCGTGATGGCACCGTCGCGCTGCAGGCGCTGAAGGCCGGGGAGTATCACCTGCGCCGCGAGAACGTGGCGCGCAACTGGGCCACCGCCTACGACACGCCCGCCGTGGAAGCGGGCCTGCTCAAACGCGTCGAGATCCCCCACGATCGCCCGGCGGGGATGCAGGGATTTTTCTTCAACACGCGCCGGGCGGTGTTCGCCGACCCGGCCGTGCGCGAGGCCCTGGCGTACGCCTTCGACTTTGAGTGGACCAACGAGAATCTCTTCTACGGCGCCTATGACCGCACCCGCAGCTATTTCCAGAACTCCGAGCTGGCGGCCACGGGGCTGCCTTCCGAGGCGGAACTCGAGCTCCTCGAGCCCTACCGCGACCAGCTCCCCGAGCGGGTGTTCACCGAGGCCTACGCACCGCCGGATACCACCGACGGGTCACGCCGGGCCAACCTGCGCCGGGCGCTTGCGCTGCTGCGCGACGCCGGCTGGGCGGTCCGCGATGGCACGCTGACGCACACCGAGTCGGGTCAGCCGATGGCCTTCGAGATCCTGCTGGTCTCGCCGTCGTTCGAACGGGTGGTGCTGCCGTTCAAGCGCAATCTCGAGCGGCTCGGGGCCGAGGTGAGCGTGCGCACCGTGGATCCCACCCAGTATCAGAACCGCATGGAGGCGTTCGACTTTGACATGACCGTGCACGTGGCGCCGCAGTCGCTGTCGCCGGGCAACGAGCAGCGCGACTTCTGGAGCTGTGAGGCCGCGGAGATCAGTGGCAGCCGCAATGTGGCCGGCGTCTGCGATCCGGTGATCGACGAGCTTGTGACCGCGGTGATCGACGCGCCCGATCGTGAGGCACTGGTGACCCGCACCCGGGCCCTGGACCGCGTGCTGCAGTGGCATTTCTACGCCATCCCCAACTGGTATATCGATCGCTTTCGCCTGGCGTACTGGGATCGCTTCGGGCGGCCGGCGGACAACCCGCCCTATGGCCTGGCGCTGGACAGCTGGTGGGTGGACCCCGAACGGGCGGCCCGGGTGGATGACCGCTAG
- a CDS encoding microcin C ABC transporter permease YejB, which produces MYAYIARRLLLMIPTLIGVLLINFVIVQFAPGGPIEQVMAQVQGTADLSTSRFSGVAADEVSGESRGGRGLDPAYIAELEAQFGFDRPAHERFAKMLVDYAQFDLGESFYRDQTVLSLIVDKLPVSVSLGVWTLLLTYLISIPLGIRKAVRDGSGFDVWTSAVVIVGYAIPGFLFAILLIVVFAGGSYLDWFPLRGLVSDNWEQLAWPARILDYLWHLVLPVLAMVIGGFAGLTMLTKNSFLEEINKQYVMTARAKGVSERRVLYGHVFRNAMLIVIAGFPAAFVGVLFTGALLIEVIFSLDGLGLLGFESVVNRDYPVVFGSLFVFTLIGLVLNLLGDLMYVLVDPRIDFEARDG; this is translated from the coding sequence GTGTACGCCTATATCGCGCGCCGGTTGCTGTTGATGATCCCGACGTTGATCGGCGTGCTGCTGATCAACTTCGTCATCGTCCAGTTTGCCCCGGGTGGGCCCATCGAGCAGGTGATGGCCCAGGTCCAGGGCACGGCGGACCTGTCCACCAGCCGTTTCTCGGGGGTCGCCGCGGATGAGGTCTCCGGCGAGAGTCGCGGCGGTCGCGGGCTGGATCCGGCCTATATCGCCGAGCTCGAGGCGCAGTTCGGCTTTGACCGGCCGGCCCACGAGCGGTTTGCGAAAATGCTGGTGGACTATGCGCAGTTCGATCTGGGCGAGAGTTTCTATCGTGACCAGACGGTGCTCTCGCTGATCGTCGATAAACTGCCGGTGTCGGTGTCGCTGGGGGTGTGGACGCTGCTGCTCACCTATCTCATCTCGATCCCGCTGGGCATCCGCAAGGCGGTCCGCGACGGCTCGGGGTTCGATGTCTGGACCAGCGCCGTGGTCATCGTCGGCTACGCGATCCCGGGGTTCCTGTTCGCGATTCTGCTGATCGTGGTCTTTGCCGGTGGCAGCTATCTGGACTGGTTTCCGCTGCGCGGGCTGGTCTCCGATAATTGGGAGCAGCTCGCCTGGCCGGCCCGCATTCTCGATTACCTGTGGCATCTGGTGCTGCCGGTGCTGGCAATGGTGATCGGCGGTTTCGCCGGCCTGACCATGCTCACCAAGAACTCGTTTCTCGAGGAAATCAACAAGCAGTACGTCATGACCGCCCGGGCGAAGGGCGTCAGCGAGCGCCGTGTCCTCTACGGGCATGTCTTCCGCAACGCCATGCTCATCGTGATCGCCGGTTTCCCGGCCGCCTTCGTGGGGGTGCTGTTCACCGGCGCGCTGCTGATCGAGGTGATCTTTTCGCTGGATGGGCTCGGGCTGCTGGGCTTCGAGTCGGTGGTCAACCGGGATTATCCGGTGGTCTTCGGCAGTCTTTTCGTCTTCACGCTGATCGGCCTGGTGCTCAATCTGCTGGGCGATCTGATGTATGTGCTGGTGGACCCCCGGATCGATTTCGAGGCTCGGGACGGGTGA
- a CDS encoding ABC transporter permease — protein MDRLRLNPINQRRWAQFRANRRGWWSLWLFLVLFGLSLGAEFIANDRPLLVHYDGDWYFPVLVSYPETTFGGDFPTEAAYRDPYVAELINARGWMLWPPIPYHYDTINYASESAAPAPPSAANWLGTDDQARDVLARLIYGFRLSVLFGLALTLASSVIGVAVGAVQGYFGGRVDLLGQRFIEIWAGLPVLYLLIIMAGFVQPNFWWLLGIMLLFSWTQLVGVVRAEFLRVRNFDYVKAARALGVADRVIIVRHALPNAMVATVTFMPFILTGSITTLTSLDFLGFGLPPGSPSLGELLAQGKNNLQAPWLGLTAFFTLAIMLSLLVFIGEAARDAFDPRKTFGGGDPG, from the coding sequence ATGGACCGACTGCGCCTGAACCCCATCAATCAGCGCCGCTGGGCCCAGTTCCGGGCCAATCGCCGGGGCTGGTGGTCGCTGTGGCTGTTCCTGGTGCTGTTCGGTCTGTCGCTGGGTGCGGAGTTCATCGCCAATGACCGTCCGCTGCTCGTGCATTACGACGGCGACTGGTATTTCCCGGTGCTGGTGAGCTATCCCGAGACCACCTTCGGTGGGGATTTTCCTACCGAGGCGGCCTATCGCGATCCCTACGTCGCCGAGCTGATCAACGCCCGGGGCTGGATGCTCTGGCCACCGATTCCCTATCACTACGACACCATCAACTACGCCAGCGAATCGGCGGCCCCGGCGCCGCCGTCCGCCGCCAACTGGCTGGGCACCGACGATCAGGCGCGCGACGTGCTGGCGCGGCTGATCTACGGCTTTCGCCTGTCGGTCCTGTTTGGGCTGGCCCTGACGCTGGCCAGCTCGGTGATCGGTGTGGCGGTGGGCGCGGTCCAGGGCTATTTCGGCGGTCGGGTGGACCTGCTGGGGCAGCGCTTCATCGAGATCTGGGCCGGCCTGCCGGTGCTCTATCTACTGATCATCATGGCCGGGTTCGTGCAGCCCAACTTCTGGTGGCTGCTGGGGATCATGCTGCTGTTCAGCTGGACACAGCTGGTGGGCGTGGTGCGCGCGGAGTTCCTGCGGGTGCGCAATTTCGACTACGTCAAGGCGGCCCGGGCGCTGGGCGTCGCCGATCGGGTGATCATCGTCCGCCATGCGCTGCCCAACGCCATGGTGGCCACGGTGACCTTCATGCCGTTCATTCTTACCGGCTCGATCACCACTCTGACCTCGCTGGATTTTCTGGGCTTCGGCCTGCCGCCGGGGTCGCCGTCGCTGGGCGAGCTGCTGGCGCAGGGCAAGAACAATCTCCAGGCCCCCTGGCTGGGGCTGACGGCGTTTTTCACACTGGCCATCATGCTCTCGCTGCTGGTGTTCATCGGCGAGGCCGCGCGGGATGCGTTCGACCCGCGCAAGACCTTTGGCGGCGGAGACCCGGGATGA